One stretch of Gemmatimonadota bacterium DNA includes these proteins:
- the pgsA gene encoding CDP-diacylglycerol--glycerol-3-phosphate 3-phosphatidyltransferase: MTISNQLTLLRLVLSPVFVVLLLRQTAPSLWLALLVFTVAALTDAWDGHLARRHGWISRTGKILDPIADKVLVGVAYVSFLAIGLPSMKSWMVAIILGREVAVTLLRVLAGRRGVTIESSRLGKWKTISQMTLVFVLLALMSARALVDPSPAYWKSPGIAPVGTLLLVALVLATAVTFGSGADYFWRNRRVFSPSRPSR, translated from the coding sequence ATGACCATCTCCAACCAACTCACGCTGTTGCGGTTGGTGCTGTCTCCGGTGTTTGTCGTGCTCCTCCTGCGCCAGACGGCCCCATCGCTCTGGCTGGCACTTCTCGTGTTCACCGTAGCGGCCCTCACCGACGCATGGGACGGACATCTTGCCCGGAGGCACGGGTGGATCAGTCGCACGGGGAAGATCCTGGATCCCATTGCCGACAAAGTTCTCGTGGGCGTGGCCTATGTTTCGTTCCTGGCGATCGGGTTGCCTTCCATGAAGTCGTGGATGGTGGCCATCATCCTCGGCCGCGAAGTGGCGGTCACGCTGCTGCGCGTCCTTGCGGGGCGGCGCGGTGTGACCATTGAGTCGAGTCGCCTCGGGAAGTGGAAGACCATCAGCCAGATGACGCTGGTGTTTGTGTTGCTGGCGCTGATGTCCGCCCGCGCGCTCGTCGACCCGTCGCCCGCGTACTGGAAGTCCCCGGGGATCGCGCCGGTCGGCACACTCCTTCTGGTAGCACTGGTCCTGGCGACCGCGGTGACCTTCGGTTCCGGAGCCGACTACTTCTGGCGCAACCGGCGGGTCTTTTCGCCGTCGAGGCCATCGCGTTGA
- a CDS encoding phosphatidylglycerophosphatase A, translating to MKRLVDGVLRVLATGFWTGFFPVAPGTAGSLLAVALYVAVPALPLGADGSFPTLAGGLFLVGLFALGVVASTRAEKEFGRDGGPIVLDEVLGQWITLAGLRPDPGVLVAGFLLFRFFDIVKPFPAGVSQSWKEGWGVMADDVFAGVYAALALRGLLALMPGLGG from the coding sequence TTGAAGCGCCTCGTGGATGGCGTTCTGCGCGTACTGGCCACGGGGTTCTGGACGGGCTTTTTCCCGGTTGCCCCGGGGACCGCCGGGAGCCTTCTTGCGGTGGCGCTCTATGTGGCGGTGCCCGCGCTTCCTCTGGGGGCGGACGGATCGTTCCCGACCCTCGCCGGAGGGCTCTTTCTTGTGGGGCTGTTTGCTCTCGGCGTAGTGGCCTCCACGCGCGCGGAGAAGGAGTTCGGTCGAGACGGCGGACCCATCGTCCTCGACGAAGTGCTGGGCCAGTGGATCACCCTTGCCGGGCTTCGTCCGGATCCGGGGGTTCTGGTCGCGGGTTTTCTCCTCTTCCGGTTCTTCGACATTGTGAAGCCGTTCCCGGCGGGCGTCAGCCAGTCGTGGAAGGAAGGGTGGGGGGTGATGGCGGATGATGTCTTCGCGGGTGTCTATGCGGCGCTGGCGCTGCGAGGCCTTCTTGCCCTGATGCCGGGGCTGGGAGGATAG
- a CDS encoding CinA family protein, translating to MKCTAGENTPSEEALERVLVRELERAEETLATAESCTGGGIGARITEVPGASAVYAGGVVAYSNRIKVARLGVADETLEQYGAVSSQVAREMAEGCRRAFEVDLSLAVTGIAGPGGGLPGKPVGTVWIAISDAAGTTAREFRFSGDRGAVRERSVNKALEIAYRRLRSRL from the coding sequence ATGAAATGCACGGCGGGAGAAAACACACCTTCTGAAGAGGCGCTGGAGCGGGTCCTGGTTCGGGAACTGGAGCGGGCGGAGGAGACCCTCGCAACGGCGGAATCCTGCACCGGAGGCGGGATTGGGGCGAGAATCACGGAGGTGCCCGGCGCGTCCGCGGTATACGCGGGCGGGGTTGTGGCGTATTCCAACCGGATCAAGGTCGCCCGACTGGGGGTGGCCGACGAGACGCTGGAGCAGTACGGTGCGGTCAGTTCCCAGGTGGCACGGGAGATGGCCGAGGGTTGCCGCAGGGCGTTTGAAGTGGACCTGAGCCTTGCGGTCACGGGCATCGCGGGCCCCGGCGGAGGACTTCCCGGCAAGCCGGTGGGGACTGTCTGGATTGCGATTTCTGATGCTGCCGGGACGACCGCCCGGGAGTTCCGGTTTTCCGGGGATCGGGGCGCTGTCCGGGAACGAAGCGTCAACAAGGCGCTCGAAATCGCGTATCGTAGGCTCCGGTCGCGCTTGTAG
- the recA gene encoding recombinase RecA — translation MKGGKREVARPKDRDKALDLAVGQIERHFGKGSIMRLGDPRQAQSGPPAISTGSLSLNVALGIGGVPRGRIVEVFGPESSGKTTLVLHMMAEAQKAGGTAAFVDAEHALDPAYAQALGVDVENLLVSQPDTGEQALEITDMLVRSAAVDIIAVDSVAALVPRAEIEGEMGDHNVGLQARLMSQAMRKLTGSVSKSKTCIVFINQIRMKIGVMFGNPETTTGGNALKFYATQRLDIRRIGALKDGTVGIGNRTRVKVVKNKLAPPFRQAEFDIIYGEGISFVGDVLDMATEKEIAEKSGTWFSYDGERLGQGRENAKAFLTENPDILASMERKVREAYGIPAPGGQAPASDSVETEEAAVAGAPSGK, via the coding sequence ATGAAAGGCGGGAAGCGAGAGGTCGCCCGTCCCAAGGACCGGGACAAGGCGCTGGACCTCGCAGTCGGACAGATCGAACGGCATTTTGGCAAAGGTTCCATCATGCGCCTCGGAGATCCAAGGCAGGCGCAAAGTGGGCCTCCGGCCATCTCCACGGGTTCCTTGTCGTTGAATGTCGCGCTGGGCATAGGCGGCGTGCCACGCGGGAGAATCGTCGAAGTGTTCGGGCCGGAGTCTTCGGGGAAGACGACTCTGGTACTGCACATGATGGCCGAAGCTCAGAAGGCGGGTGGAACCGCGGCGTTCGTGGATGCGGAGCACGCACTGGATCCTGCCTACGCGCAGGCGCTCGGCGTGGATGTGGAGAATCTCCTTGTGTCCCAGCCGGATACGGGCGAGCAGGCGCTGGAGATCACGGACATGCTCGTGCGCTCGGCTGCAGTGGACATCATCGCGGTGGATTCCGTGGCGGCGCTGGTGCCGCGTGCGGAAATCGAAGGTGAGATGGGCGACCACAATGTCGGGCTTCAGGCGCGCCTCATGTCGCAGGCCATGCGGAAGCTGACGGGTTCGGTCTCCAAGTCGAAGACCTGCATCGTCTTCATCAACCAGATCCGCATGAAGATCGGCGTCATGTTCGGCAACCCGGAGACGACGACCGGTGGCAACGCCCTGAAGTTCTATGCCACGCAGCGCCTGGACATCCGTCGGATCGGGGCGCTCAAGGACGGCACGGTCGGGATCGGCAACCGGACGCGCGTGAAGGTCGTGAAGAACAAGCTGGCCCCGCCGTTCCGTCAGGCGGAGTTCGACATCATCTACGGAGAGGGGATCTCCTTCGTGGGAGATGTGCTCGACATGGCTACGGAGAAGGAGATCGCGGAGAAGTCCGGGACCTGGTTCTCCTATGACGGGGAGAGACTCGGTCAGGGCCGGGAGAACGCGAAGGCGTTCCTTACGGAGAATCCGGACATTCTGGCATCCATGGAGCGGAAGGTCCGTGAGGCCTACGGTATTCCCGCGCCCGGCGGCCAGGCTCCGGCGTCGGATTCCGTAGAGACGGAGGAAGCTGCGGTTGCCGGTGCCCCCTCCGGGAAGTAG
- a CDS encoding regulatory protein RecX — protein sequence MAIRYLGSRMRFESEVRSHLNRKGVPGEAQEAALERLRELGLLSDRDTCAAWIRDRMNFSPRGTIHMRRDLLRRGVDRQVVEDALSAELAPGAETDLAVRVLKGRAKRFVAVSKDVARRRMWSVLAGRGFPPEVVHEAIDRFAVDRESPLERAGEL from the coding sequence ATGGCCATTCGCTATCTCGGGAGCCGGATGCGGTTCGAGTCGGAGGTCCGCTCGCACCTGAATCGCAAGGGTGTGCCCGGAGAAGCGCAGGAGGCTGCGCTGGAGCGCCTGCGGGAACTGGGGCTTCTTTCGGATCGGGACACCTGCGCGGCGTGGATCCGGGACCGGATGAACTTCTCGCCCCGGGGCACGATCCATATGCGGCGGGATCTCCTCCGCCGCGGTGTGGATCGGCAGGTGGTGGAGGACGCGCTCTCCGCCGAACTGGCACCGGGGGCGGAGACGGATCTTGCGGTTCGTGTGCTGAAGGGGCGGGCGAAGCGTTTTGTCGCAGTGTCGAAGGATGTGGCAAGGCGCAGGATGTGGTCTGTTCTCGCCGGACGGGGGTTTCCTCCGGAGGTGGTTCACGAGGCAATAGACCGGTTCGCTGTGGACAGGGAGTCCCCTTTGGAGAGGGCAGGGGAGTTGTGA
- the alaS gene encoding alanine--tRNA ligase, protein MKTAEIRSEFLQYFAAHNHSVVPSASLVPVDDPTLLFVNAGMVPFKDAFTGAAEPPGPRAVSSQRCLRVSGKHNDLAEVGRTPRHHTLFEMLGNFSFGDYFKEEAISFAWEFLVDVLKLSPDRLAFTVFSGEDGLPADEEAGEMWPRLTGCSPDRVLGFGKEDNFWSMGDTGPCGPCSEIHYDLGPQLDGSVNEGDRWMEIWNLVFMQYNRDSAGALTPLPAPSIDTGMGLERIASAVQGKLSNYEGDLFAQVLAGVSSVTGCAYDGGHSDDAVSMRVIADHARATALLLADGVLPDRTGRGYVLRKIMRRAVSQGVLLGVDRPFLAEAAGVVVEAMSDAFPILAEKEDALRTAAAQEEALFRRTVEEGMRRISDLEDQLEDESVWSLGPEGERILSGEVAFRLYDTYGCPLELTASVGVRRGYEVDEDGFLREMTRQKERSRKSWKGGGAPAVLDGFYASRRAVLGETRFTGYAEQEGEARVLAMARWSGDGLEEADRASEGDPVALVMESTPFYGEAGGQVGDTGELTGDGVRVRVEDTRRTAGGSLIVHMGRVEEGELSPGMRLTQSVDRSRREEVQRHHSATHLLHHALREVLGGHVSQKGSFVGQERLRFDFSHPEAVAPAALAEVEARVNELIRENHAVSTEETDPDSARAAGALAFFGEKYGDTVRVVGMGPSRELCGGTHVASTGDLGYCALVAEGSVASGVRRVEAFAGSPAVVAAWRARAELERIAGVLRTAPADVLARLGDLQEETRNLKARIEELERDAAGSVADRLVAAAVEASGTRVVAGVAPISERGALRDLADEIRLSAERTVVVLGATLDEKVALAAAVSDDLVKEGRIKAGDLVGRVAELVGGGGGGKPHLATAGGRDVAGLPGALEEVPGIVEALMSESAS, encoded by the coding sequence ATGAAGACGGCAGAAATCCGATCGGAGTTCTTGCAGTACTTTGCGGCGCACAACCACTCGGTGGTGCCCTCGGCTTCCCTTGTCCCCGTGGATGACCCCACACTGCTGTTCGTGAATGCGGGCATGGTTCCGTTCAAGGACGCCTTCACCGGGGCGGCTGAGCCCCCGGGTCCGCGCGCCGTCAGTTCGCAGCGTTGCCTTCGCGTTTCGGGGAAGCACAACGATCTCGCGGAGGTGGGCCGCACTCCGCGCCATCACACGCTCTTCGAAATGCTGGGCAACTTCTCCTTCGGTGACTACTTCAAGGAAGAGGCCATCTCCTTCGCATGGGAGTTTCTGGTCGATGTGCTGAAGCTCTCTCCCGATCGACTTGCGTTCACTGTTTTCTCTGGAGAGGACGGTCTCCCGGCGGATGAGGAAGCGGGAGAGATGTGGCCGCGTCTTACCGGGTGCTCGCCGGATCGTGTGTTGGGATTCGGGAAAGAGGACAACTTCTGGTCGATGGGTGACACCGGGCCGTGCGGACCCTGCTCGGAGATCCACTACGATCTGGGGCCGCAGCTCGACGGCTCCGTCAACGAGGGTGATCGCTGGATGGAGATCTGGAATCTGGTCTTCATGCAGTACAACCGGGACTCAGCGGGAGCGCTCACGCCTCTGCCCGCGCCGTCCATCGACACGGGGATGGGGCTGGAGCGGATTGCGTCGGCGGTGCAGGGCAAGCTCTCCAACTACGAGGGAGATCTCTTCGCGCAGGTCCTTGCGGGCGTGAGTTCGGTGACGGGATGTGCGTACGACGGCGGGCACTCCGACGACGCGGTCTCCATGCGGGTGATCGCGGATCATGCGAGAGCCACCGCGCTTCTCCTTGCGGACGGTGTCCTTCCGGACAGGACGGGTCGCGGTTATGTCCTGCGGAAGATCATGCGTCGCGCGGTCAGCCAGGGGGTTCTCCTGGGCGTGGATCGACCGTTTCTTGCGGAGGCCGCCGGAGTCGTGGTGGAGGCCATGTCGGATGCGTTCCCGATCCTTGCCGAGAAGGAGGACGCGCTGCGCACGGCGGCGGCGCAGGAAGAGGCACTCTTCCGGCGGACGGTGGAAGAGGGGATGCGCCGCATCTCGGATCTCGAGGACCAGTTGGAGGATGAATCGGTCTGGTCGCTCGGTCCGGAGGGGGAACGCATTCTTTCCGGCGAAGTCGCTTTCCGCCTCTACGACACCTACGGGTGCCCGCTGGAACTGACCGCTTCGGTAGGCGTTCGTCGTGGCTATGAGGTGGACGAGGACGGCTTCCTGCGCGAGATGACCCGACAGAAGGAACGCAGCCGGAAGAGCTGGAAGGGCGGTGGAGCCCCGGCCGTGCTGGACGGGTTCTATGCCTCCCGGCGTGCGGTGCTGGGGGAGACGCGCTTTACGGGGTACGCGGAGCAGGAGGGCGAGGCCCGGGTCCTGGCGATGGCGCGATGGTCGGGAGATGGGCTGGAAGAAGCGGACCGAGCCTCCGAAGGAGACCCGGTTGCACTGGTGATGGAGTCGACGCCGTTTTACGGCGAGGCTGGCGGTCAGGTCGGAGACACGGGGGAACTGACCGGGGATGGAGTTCGGGTCCGCGTTGAGGACACGCGGCGTACCGCGGGCGGGAGCCTCATCGTGCACATGGGGCGCGTGGAAGAGGGGGAACTGTCGCCCGGGATGCGGCTCACGCAGAGCGTGGATCGTTCACGACGGGAGGAGGTCCAGCGGCACCACTCCGCCACGCACCTTCTCCACCATGCACTTCGCGAGGTGCTGGGGGGGCATGTTTCGCAGAAGGGTTCATTCGTCGGGCAGGAGAGGCTGCGGTTTGACTTCAGCCACCCGGAAGCCGTGGCACCGGCCGCGTTGGCGGAAGTGGAGGCGCGCGTGAACGAACTGATTCGCGAAAACCACGCCGTCTCCACGGAAGAGACCGATCCTGATTCCGCGCGGGCCGCCGGGGCGCTGGCCTTCTTCGGGGAGAAGTACGGAGATACGGTGCGCGTGGTGGGCATGGGGCCTTCCCGGGAGTTGTGCGGTGGCACGCATGTGGCGTCCACGGGAGACCTGGGGTATTGCGCGCTGGTTGCAGAGGGGTCCGTGGCGTCGGGAGTCCGTCGCGTGGAAGCGTTCGCGGGGAGCCCGGCGGTGGTGGCGGCCTGGCGGGCGCGTGCGGAACTGGAGCGGATCGCCGGAGTGCTTCGAACCGCTCCTGCGGATGTACTGGCCCGGCTGGGAGACCTTCAGGAGGAGACCCGCAACCTCAAAGCGCGCATTGAGGAACTGGAGCGGGATGCCGCCGGGAGTGTGGCGGACCGGCTGGTTGCGGCCGCGGTGGAGGCTTCGGGAACGCGCGTCGTGGCCGGAGTTGCGCCCATTTCGGAGCGGGGGGCGCTGCGGGATCTTGCGGACGAGATTCGTCTGTCTGCGGAGCGCACAGTGGTGGTGCTCGGTGCCACCCTTGACGAGAAGGTCGCGCTGGCCGCCGCGGTTTCGGACGATCTCGTCAAGGAGGGGCGGATCAAAGCCGGAGATCTCGTCGGGCGCGTGGCCGAGCTCGTGGGTGGCGGAGGCGGAGGGAAGCCTCATCTGGCGACGGCCGGAGGCCGGGATGTGGCCGGACTTCCCGGTGCGCTGGAGGAGGTTCCGGGGATCGTCGAGGCACTCATGAGCGAGAGCGCCTCGTGA
- a CDS encoding tyrosine protein phosphatase: protein MIDLHCHILPGLDDGAADDHQALAMARAAVDMGIQEVAATSHFGFFSLFSADSGSIRAERDRLVELVAAEGIPLEIHPGAENYYGEMEPAEFASRAIPLAEGPYVLMDFSFRRVPETLAEGLARLRQGGRIPVIAHPERNREVQLLPKIVVDWLDAGAMLQVNASSLTGLLGEDAQLAAETLLAAGAVQILGSDAHDLSRRPFCLSAGEAAAADIVGADAAARMVRDTPRAVLRGEKIEVRSPDSDRLSGGASLFDRMFGRGRGQTEQGDRE, encoded by the coding sequence GTGATCGATCTGCACTGCCATATCCTCCCCGGACTCGACGATGGTGCCGCGGATGATCACCAGGCGCTGGCCATGGCGAGAGCGGCTGTGGACATGGGCATTCAGGAGGTGGCGGCCACTTCGCACTTCGGGTTCTTCTCGTTGTTCTCCGCAGACTCCGGGAGCATTCGCGCGGAGCGGGATCGTCTGGTAGAACTCGTTGCGGCCGAGGGGATTCCTCTGGAGATTCACCCCGGTGCGGAGAACTACTACGGGGAGATGGAGCCCGCAGAGTTTGCATCGCGGGCGATCCCTCTGGCGGAAGGCCCGTATGTACTCATGGACTTCTCTTTTCGGCGGGTCCCGGAGACTCTGGCGGAGGGTCTCGCCCGGCTTCGGCAGGGGGGGCGGATCCCTGTGATCGCTCACCCGGAGCGGAATCGGGAAGTTCAGCTGCTGCCGAAGATTGTGGTGGACTGGTTGGATGCGGGAGCCATGCTGCAGGTGAATGCCTCCAGCCTGACAGGACTGCTTGGCGAAGATGCACAGTTGGCGGCGGAGACACTTCTGGCTGCGGGAGCCGTGCAGATACTCGGCTCGGATGCACACGACCTCAGCCGACGCCCGTTCTGCCTGAGCGCGGGAGAGGCGGCGGCGGCGGACATCGTGGGAGCGGATGCAGCAGCACGAATGGTACGCGATACCCCCCGGGCCGTGTTGCGCGGGGAGAAGATAGAAGTTCGGAGCCCGGATTCGGATCGGCTGAGCGGAGGAGCATCGCTCTTCGACCGGATGTTCGGGCGGGGGCGGGGCCAGACCGAGCAAGGAGATCGAGAGTGA
- a CDS encoding glucose-1-phosphate thymidylyltransferase gives MKGLILSGGKGTRLRPITHTSAKQLVPVANKPILFFAIEAVRDAGVEEIGIVVGETGAEIRAAVGDGSAFGVKITYIPQENPLGLAHAVKVSRDFLGEDPFVMFLGDNLIKDGITPLVDEFRRDGPNSQILLASVPNPSEFGVAEIADGKVVGLEEKPAQPKSEFALVGVYMFDRSIHEAVDNIQPSARGELEITDAIQYLIDHDFDVRSHVIRGWWKDTGKLEDMLEANRIVLSSLERRIDGEVDDRSRIIGEVVVGKGARVENSELRGPLILGEGAVVKDSYVGPFTSISDQCEVLSSEVEFSIILKGGRVHDLDRRMEGSLVGRNATILSSAVRPRAYRFMVGDNSEVRVPR, from the coding sequence GTGAAAGGCCTGATTCTCTCCGGAGGGAAGGGAACACGACTGAGACCCATCACGCACACGAGTGCCAAGCAACTGGTGCCGGTCGCGAACAAGCCGATCCTCTTCTTCGCCATTGAAGCCGTGCGCGACGCGGGGGTCGAGGAGATCGGGATCGTGGTGGGGGAGACGGGTGCGGAGATTCGCGCGGCCGTGGGGGACGGGTCCGCGTTCGGCGTGAAGATCACCTACATCCCGCAGGAGAATCCGCTCGGACTGGCGCACGCCGTCAAGGTCTCGCGGGACTTCCTCGGCGAGGATCCATTTGTGATGTTTCTGGGCGACAACCTCATCAAGGACGGGATCACCCCACTGGTGGACGAGTTCCGGCGAGACGGCCCGAACTCGCAGATCCTCCTCGCGAGCGTGCCCAACCCGTCGGAGTTCGGGGTGGCGGAGATTGCGGACGGGAAGGTCGTCGGGTTGGAAGAGAAACCCGCGCAGCCGAAGTCGGAGTTCGCGCTGGTGGGCGTCTACATGTTCGACCGGAGCATTCACGAGGCGGTGGACAACATCCAGCCTTCCGCACGGGGAGAACTGGAGATCACCGATGCCATCCAGTATCTGATCGACCACGACTTCGATGTACGCAGCCATGTCATTCGTGGCTGGTGGAAGGACACCGGGAAACTGGAGGACATGCTGGAAGCCAACCGGATTGTGCTGAGCAGTCTGGAGCGACGCATCGACGGGGAAGTGGACGATCGGAGCCGTATCATCGGAGAGGTCGTCGTGGGGAAGGGGGCGCGTGTGGAAAACTCCGAACTTCGCGGGCCGCTTATCCTGGGAGAGGGTGCGGTCGTGAAGGACTCCTATGTCGGGCCGTTCACATCCATTTCGGATCAGTGCGAAGTGCTTTCGTCGGAGGTGGAGTTCTCCATCATCCTGAAGGGCGGGCGCGTCCACGATCTGGACCGGCGTATGGAAGGGAGTCTTGTGGGGCGCAACGCCACCATCCTCTCTTCCGCCGTCCGTCCCCGGGCGTACCGGTTCATGGTGGGCGACAACTCCGAGGTCCGGGTCCCCCGATGA
- the rfbD gene encoding dTDP-4-dehydrorhamnose reductase, whose protein sequence is MSAERGGESASQATVRVAATGCAGMLGRELGAEAAARGVPFTGWDLPDFDLTDREAVMREIGSARPDVVIHAAAWTDVDGCESNPSKAFLVNGRATAHVVEACREAGARVVHVSTDYVFPGDLDRPYREDDLPGPLSVYGWSKLAGEEAVRSLGDAGAIARTAWLYAGHGANFLRTMLRLGRERDSLAVVDDQLGSPTFAGDLARVLLDLAIEGGSGTFHTTNTGSVTWHGFASAIFAAAGIGVEVKAVTSADFPRPAHRPANSVLLDSRLADAGIHPMPSWEDGLARCFAGMAKEGAA, encoded by the coding sequence ATGAGCGCCGAACGAGGCGGTGAGTCCGCATCTCAGGCGACGGTTCGCGTGGCGGCCACCGGGTGCGCGGGCATGCTCGGGAGGGAGCTGGGTGCAGAGGCTGCGGCGCGGGGCGTGCCGTTCACCGGGTGGGATCTTCCGGACTTTGACCTGACGGATCGAGAAGCCGTGATGCGGGAGATCGGGTCGGCGCGACCGGATGTGGTAATCCATGCCGCCGCATGGACGGATGTGGATGGCTGCGAGTCGAATCCTTCGAAGGCGTTTCTTGTGAACGGACGGGCCACGGCGCATGTCGTGGAGGCGTGCCGGGAAGCGGGGGCGCGCGTCGTCCATGTCTCCACGGACTATGTGTTCCCGGGAGACCTCGACCGCCCGTACCGCGAGGACGATCTGCCCGGTCCGCTTTCCGTCTACGGTTGGTCGAAACTTGCCGGGGAGGAAGCGGTCCGTTCGCTGGGGGACGCGGGTGCCATTGCGCGGACCGCCTGGCTGTATGCGGGCCACGGTGCGAACTTCCTCCGCACGATGCTGCGTCTCGGCCGGGAGAGGGATTCCCTGGCCGTGGTCGACGACCAGTTGGGTTCACCGACCTTTGCGGGAGATCTTGCGCGGGTGTTGCTTGATCTCGCGATCGAAGGCGGGAGCGGCACATTTCACACCACCAACACCGGTTCGGTCACCTGGCACGGCTTCGCCAGCGCCATCTTTGCGGCGGCCGGAATCGGCGTCGAAGTGAAGGCGGTGACGAGTGCGGACTTCCCCCGACCGGCTCACCGCCCCGCGAACTCCGTGTTGCTGGATTCCCGGCTTGCTGATGCGGGGATTCATCCGATGCCGTCGTGGGAAGACGGGCTGGCCCGGTGCTTTGCGGGAATGGCGAAGGAAGGTGCGGCATGA
- a CDS encoding ABC transporter permease, with translation MTEDSAAVIAAGRADYDSAVRRGRAIDELSELFRFRHLVVQLVKRNVTSRYKRSFLGLAWTLLDPLLTMGVMAAVYSAIIRDRVEAFPVYILSGLVIWNFFSQSSTQAITYFLHGRALLGRVYMPKATMGVAAVGTGFVNLVASIIPLMVFMVIFRCQFTPALLFVPVAILLASAFTLGVGLLVSAWSVFFGDMENIFRFLLRLAMYLSGIFYSLDILPEQLRRVVWCMPTYHLIELFRSPVHTGTLPDGQSILIGVAWSLGFLLAGFGYFARKSNAYAYRL, from the coding sequence ATGACGGAAGACAGCGCGGCAGTCATCGCGGCCGGGCGCGCGGACTACGACTCGGCGGTTCGGCGCGGCCGGGCGATCGACGAACTGAGTGAGTTGTTCCGATTTCGCCATCTGGTCGTACAGCTCGTGAAGCGGAATGTCACCTCGCGGTACAAGCGGTCATTCCTGGGACTGGCGTGGACTCTCCTTGATCCACTCCTCACGATGGGCGTGATGGCTGCCGTGTATTCCGCGATTATCCGGGATCGGGTGGAGGCCTTCCCTGTCTACATCTTGTCCGGGCTGGTGATCTGGAATTTCTTCTCGCAGTCGAGCACTCAGGCGATCACCTACTTCCTGCACGGGCGGGCGCTCCTCGGGCGCGTGTACATGCCCAAGGCGACGATGGGGGTGGCGGCGGTCGGCACCGGTTTCGTCAACCTGGTGGCGTCCATCATTCCACTGATGGTGTTCATGGTGATCTTCCGATGCCAGTTCACTCCCGCGCTGCTCTTCGTGCCGGTCGCCATTCTGCTGGCGTCTGCATTCACGCTGGGTGTCGGGCTCCTGGTGTCCGCATGGTCGGTTTTCTTCGGAGACATGGAGAACATTTTCCGGTTTCTCCTGCGGCTGGCCATGTATCTGTCCGGGATTTTCTACTCGCTGGACATCCTGCCGGAGCAGCTGAGACGGGTTGTCTGGTGTATGCCGACCTATCATCTGATTGAACTGTTCCGATCCCCCGTTCACACCGGGACTCTCCCGGACGGTCAGAGCATTCTGATTGGAGTCGCATGGTCGCTGGGTTTCCTTCTCGCAGGTTTCGGGTACTTCGCACGAAAGTCGAATGCGTATGCATACCGACTCTGA
- a CDS encoding ABC transporter ATP-binding protein: MSVAFESHRTPAATLKEHLIRWTKRDLEKKSVRALDGLDLRVDRGEVFGIVGRNGAGKSTLLRVISGILHPSRGRVRVWGKVTPLLGVGAGFHGDLTGRENIALYSAILGRSPERTRELVDDIIRFSELADFIDAPLRVYSAGMSARLGFAVALAESPEVLLVDEVLGVGDEQFRRKCRDRFEEIRKAGATIVIVTHSMSVAKEMCDRLAWIENGKVRECGTSEEVAASYVEFQKAVRSASTIRPR; this comes from the coding sequence GTGTCGGTGGCTTTCGAATCGCACCGAACACCGGCGGCCACTCTGAAGGAACACCTGATCCGCTGGACCAAGCGGGATCTTGAGAAGAAGAGTGTCCGCGCTCTGGACGGACTGGATCTGCGGGTGGATCGGGGAGAGGTGTTTGGGATCGTCGGGAGAAACGGGGCGGGGAAGAGCACTCTCCTGCGCGTGATTTCCGGCATCCTGCACCCGTCTCGGGGAAGGGTTCGAGTCTGGGGGAAGGTCACGCCGCTTCTCGGCGTCGGTGCCGGGTTCCACGGCGATCTGACCGGGCGGGAGAATATCGCGCTTTACTCGGCCATCCTCGGGCGAAGCCCGGAGCGTACCCGTGAGCTGGTGGACGACATCATCCGCTTCTCCGAACTTGCGGACTTTATCGACGCGCCGCTTCGCGTGTACTCCGCGGGCATGTCCGCACGGCTCGGATTCGCCGTCGCACTGGCCGAGTCGCCGGAGGTCCTTCTGGTTGATGAAGTGCTCGGCGTCGGGGACGAACAGTTCCGCCGGAAGTGCCGGGACCGCTTTGAAGAGATCCGCAAGGCCGGCGCCACCATTGTCATCGTGACGCACTCGATGTCCGTTGCCAAAGAGATGTGCGACCGACTGGCGTGGATCGAGAATGGCAAGGTCCGCGAGTGCGGGACTTCCGAAGAAGTGGCCGCATCCTATGTGGAGTTCCAGAAGGCGGTTCGGAGCGCCTCCACGATCCGCCCCCGCTGA